The Verrucomicrobium spinosum DSM 4136 = JCM 18804 genome includes a region encoding these proteins:
- a CDS encoding PepSY-associated TM helix domain-containing protein produces MTLRKSFFWCHLVAGLIAGPIIAIMSVTGIAIAFEEEILRWHDRRESRLEGIPGKERVPLPIAELTRKIEADHAGGKVSSIAMFSDPGRAWEVHLGDDGPFYLDPFTGDTRASRAHRAHEIIHKLEEWHRWLGADEGQTSMARIVTGVSNLALVALCVTGLYLWFPRQWTWRAPPPLLLLKTGFKGRARDFNWHNVCGFWAQPVVLVLALTAVAISFEWGHRLVFILAGEEPPKSRNYGMMAVPPPSVPAPAPGTTPVPLDTCFAHIAAAFPNWESITLESMPDPAGSPLEPLEFGVTVPDHMPSRAYIPVKSHPFTGEILQQVPFQDRSVGLQARVWIRFLHTGGAFGLPGKIIASLATAALLVLVWTGFALSWHRFFRRARTQAA; encoded by the coding sequence ATGACTCTTCGCAAAAGCTTCTTCTGGTGCCATCTCGTCGCCGGCCTCATTGCCGGCCCGATCATCGCGATCATGTCGGTGACCGGGATTGCGATCGCCTTCGAGGAAGAGATTTTGCGATGGCATGACCGGCGGGAGAGCCGCCTGGAAGGCATTCCCGGAAAAGAAAGGGTTCCTTTGCCCATCGCAGAACTCACCCGGAAGATCGAAGCGGACCACGCGGGGGGAAAGGTCTCCTCCATCGCGATGTTCAGCGATCCCGGGCGCGCTTGGGAGGTGCATCTGGGTGATGACGGGCCGTTTTATCTGGATCCGTTCACCGGTGACACGCGAGCATCACGTGCCCACCGCGCTCATGAAATCATCCACAAGCTGGAGGAGTGGCACCGATGGTTGGGAGCCGACGAGGGGCAGACCTCCATGGCGCGCATCGTTACGGGCGTCTCGAACCTCGCGCTTGTGGCCCTTTGCGTGACGGGCCTGTATTTGTGGTTTCCCCGCCAGTGGACCTGGAGGGCGCCCCCCCCCCTGCTGCTGCTCAAAACGGGCTTCAAGGGCAGGGCTCGGGACTTCAATTGGCACAACGTCTGCGGCTTCTGGGCGCAGCCCGTGGTCCTCGTCCTGGCGCTCACAGCGGTGGCCATTTCGTTCGAGTGGGGTCACCGCCTGGTTTTCATCCTGGCTGGCGAGGAACCTCCGAAATCTCGCAACTACGGGATGATGGCCGTACCGCCGCCCTCGGTGCCTGCCCCAGCCCCAGGGACAACTCCCGTCCCCCTTGATACTTGCTTCGCGCACATCGCCGCGGCATTCCCGAACTGGGAGTCCATCACCCTGGAATCGATGCCCGATCCCGCCGGCAGCCCGTTGGAGCCTCTGGAATTCGGCGTCACGGTGCCGGACCACATGCCTAGCCGGGCCTACATCCCGGTGAAGTCTCATCCGTTCACCGGAGAGATTCTCCAGCAAGTGCCCTTCCAGGACCGCAGCGTTGGGCTTCAGGCGCGCGTGTGGATCCGCTTCCTGCACACCGGTGGGGCGTTCGGACTGCCGGGCAAGATCATCGCCTCCCTGGCCACTGCAGCACTGCTCGTCCTCGTGTGGACCGGCTTTGCGCTGAGCTGGCACCGGTTTTTTCGCAGAGCCCGTACCCAGGCCGCGTGA
- a CDS encoding TonB-dependent siderophore receptor, with protein MKRKHNNLTSTPAAIAVCCGLAASSLLGQSSPPPATPKPEDTETMAEVVVTSEFPIRYLETSTTAALFSDIPLIETPFSVSVYNEELIEDRRAFTLKDVLQHDPSIAIQMPGGYYGTQNFGLRGFRVDNFNGYRMDGVPIINTVAPTLDDKSRVELLKGPSALQFGFMPPGGAINLVRKHPQDFSTSLQFDVDTFGSVYGQIDTSDIVAGGKFGYRLVLAADEFDSFYDNADGNRFMGSLYTEWKPTDGVTIWSAIGGQDLERSGYYGPMITANGRVLDTGVKTNIMQDWARNEQQTFDAAVGIDAELSEDWKLRLAVNYQDAQRDSRLSYPYSVLENGDFTDGALLTNGPFEWESWGIHAHVEGNFNTGSLKHKTVVGTQWRAYDTSGERSFPDVGPNNAYNLSSLPIPAAAGWTALDFEYNEIGVFATDIIEFNEYWSILLGGRFGRFENTYPTDPAADDTVDAWTPTAALMFSPTENVHTYFTYTQGVQDGGTASRAATNAFAPLGVQRSEQFELGVKTELLEGRLAGELALFQIDQDLAAMNPATGIESFSGVQRHRGIEVTLRGKITDSLQTGFAFMLLDAEQKDTGYAELDGRTPQYVPEYQANLWAILDIPQVPGLSLNANARFVDKQYLDQTEQFATDSYVVVDVGATYRRKIADADWTFRVGIRNLLDERYYESGEFYPGDAGYLAHGSPISAVFSIQVDF; from the coding sequence ATGAAACGAAAACACAACAACCTAACAAGCACTCCCGCCGCCATCGCCGTTTGCTGTGGTCTGGCAGCCTCCAGCCTCCTTGGCCAAAGCTCTCCGCCCCCAGCGACGCCAAAGCCTGAGGACACCGAAACGATGGCCGAGGTTGTGGTGACCTCAGAGTTCCCAATTCGCTATCTGGAAACTTCCACCACAGCCGCGCTGTTCTCGGACATTCCGCTGATTGAGACGCCTTTCAGCGTCAGCGTGTACAACGAGGAGTTGATCGAGGATCGGCGTGCCTTCACCCTCAAGGATGTCCTGCAACACGACCCGAGCATCGCGATTCAGATGCCTGGCGGCTACTACGGCACGCAAAACTTCGGCCTGCGCGGCTTCCGGGTGGACAACTTCAACGGCTACCGCATGGACGGGGTGCCGATCATCAACACCGTTGCCCCCACCCTTGACGACAAGTCACGGGTAGAACTGCTTAAAGGCCCCTCCGCACTTCAATTCGGTTTCATGCCCCCCGGCGGTGCCATCAATCTTGTGCGTAAACATCCCCAGGACTTCTCGACCAGCCTGCAATTTGACGTCGACACCTTCGGGAGTGTGTATGGCCAGATTGATACCAGCGACATCGTGGCCGGAGGAAAGTTTGGCTACCGTCTGGTGCTTGCGGCCGACGAGTTTGACAGCTTCTACGACAACGCTGACGGCAACCGCTTCATGGGCTCGTTGTACACCGAGTGGAAGCCGACCGATGGGGTGACCATTTGGAGCGCGATCGGTGGCCAGGATCTTGAGCGCAGCGGCTACTACGGTCCTATGATCACGGCCAACGGGCGCGTGCTGGACACTGGCGTGAAGACCAACATCATGCAGGATTGGGCGCGCAACGAGCAGCAGACCTTCGACGCCGCGGTCGGCATCGACGCTGAGCTCAGTGAGGACTGGAAGTTGCGTCTCGCCGTGAACTACCAGGATGCCCAGAGGGATTCCCGTTTGAGCTATCCCTACTCGGTACTGGAGAACGGTGATTTCACAGACGGTGCCTTGCTCACCAATGGCCCCTTCGAGTGGGAATCCTGGGGCATTCATGCTCACGTGGAAGGCAACTTCAACACCGGCAGCCTGAAACACAAAACCGTGGTTGGCACCCAGTGGCGCGCCTACGACACCTCTGGCGAGCGCAGCTTTCCTGACGTGGGGCCCAACAACGCCTATAACTTGAGTTCACTTCCCATCCCGGCTGCGGCTGGTTGGACGGCGCTCGATTTCGAATACAATGAGATCGGCGTTTTCGCGACCGACATCATCGAATTCAACGAGTACTGGTCGATCTTGTTGGGCGGGCGCTTTGGCCGCTTTGAGAACACCTATCCGACGGATCCCGCCGCCGATGACACGGTTGATGCATGGACCCCGACGGCAGCATTGATGTTCTCGCCGACCGAGAATGTGCACACCTACTTCACCTACACTCAGGGTGTGCAGGATGGTGGAACCGCCAGCCGCGCGGCAACGAACGCCTTTGCGCCGCTCGGTGTACAGAGATCCGAACAATTCGAACTCGGCGTGAAGACTGAATTGTTGGAAGGCCGGCTTGCAGGCGAGCTTGCCCTGTTCCAAATCGATCAGGATCTCGCCGCCATGAATCCGGCCACTGGCATCGAATCGTTCTCAGGCGTCCAACGTCATCGGGGCATTGAGGTTACCCTTCGGGGCAAAATCACAGACTCCCTGCAGACGGGTTTCGCCTTCATGCTTCTGGATGCCGAGCAAAAGGACACCGGCTACGCCGAGCTCGACGGGCGGACACCGCAGTATGTTCCGGAGTATCAGGCAAATCTTTGGGCCATTCTGGACATCCCGCAAGTGCCTGGCCTCTCGCTGAACGCGAACGCCCGTTTTGTGGACAAGCAGTATCTTGATCAGACGGAGCAGTTCGCCACGGATTCCTACGTTGTGGTGGATGTGGGAGCCACCTACCGGCGCAAAATTGCCGATGCGGACTGGACGTTCCGCGTGGGCATTCGCAACCTGCTGGATGAGCGCTACTACGAGTCCGGCGAGTTCTACCCCGGAGACGCTGGCTATCTGGCTCACGGATCACCGATCTCCGCGGTGTTTTCCATTCAGGTGGACTTTTAA
- a CDS encoding sialate O-acetylesterase translates to MLSPSLSRRGSLALLALAGLLPAFMHAAVKLPHIFTDHMVLQRDVKIPVWGWADPGEKVSVKLGLSAPVETTAGKDGKWRVELPALAAGGGPLELNVTASNTLAVRDILVGEVWLCSGQSNMEWVVQNSLNSAQEIASANDPTIRHIKVPLVPKPVPQDDFNGSWQTASPATVGGFTAAGYFMARELQKHLKVPVGLINASWGGTRIEPWVPAAGFEGLERLRDIATLVKLKQPGNPQYRERVLKHAADLEAWTKAVPGALDSGNGVPPSPAFPGELTPFATHGDPTTLYNAMIHPYVGFPIRGAIWYQGESNHGEGTLYTEKMKALVGGWRKAWGLGDFPFYYVQIAPFQYGESPPDILPSFWEAQYAALSIPYTGIVPTTDIAELNDIHPKNKQEVGRRLAQQALKHTYGRKDVVASGPIVKSVQPEEGRLRVTFEHADGGLKSRNGQPLDWFEVIGEDTGYVKAQATIEGNTVVLAAPGVAKPTAVRFGWSKLAEPNLVNGAGWPAYPFQAGKVQWPDLLEKKLPETAGFQVLYDLDLAKLSNTLAYEVNNAGTLKGTVEKVAWLLELKEPSSPAKYCFVSVDAFTNDLKKLGVPTSASGAKFQIPVKNGVILSNVPGVPTGPAGDALNLEFWPDNYGPANTAAVPGASDAEYDTGDQISELVDGYGSMQVNHHGSNTTLIAINHWVVGPQADIGIGNSPGQTKDWTFTQNASGYLYKRLRVLVKMK, encoded by the coding sequence ATGCTCTCACCCTCCCTCTCTCGACGCGGATCCCTGGCGCTGCTGGCGCTGGCGGGTCTCCTGCCCGCCTTCATGCATGCAGCGGTCAAGCTGCCGCATATTTTCACGGATCACATGGTGCTCCAGCGGGACGTGAAGATCCCCGTCTGGGGCTGGGCGGATCCGGGCGAAAAGGTCTCGGTCAAACTAGGCCTGTCAGCTCCGGTGGAAACCACTGCGGGCAAGGACGGCAAGTGGCGGGTGGAATTGCCCGCCCTGGCTGCCGGTGGCGGACCTCTGGAGCTGAATGTGACCGCCTCCAACACCCTCGCGGTGCGCGACATCCTGGTGGGTGAGGTCTGGCTCTGCTCCGGCCAGTCCAACATGGAGTGGGTGGTGCAGAACAGTTTGAACAGCGCCCAGGAGATTGCCTCGGCCAATGATCCCACCATCCGCCACATCAAAGTGCCGCTGGTGCCCAAGCCCGTGCCGCAGGATGATTTCAACGGTTCCTGGCAGACTGCCAGCCCTGCCACGGTGGGCGGGTTCACCGCCGCCGGTTATTTCATGGCCCGGGAACTGCAGAAGCACCTGAAGGTGCCGGTGGGCTTGATCAACGCCTCCTGGGGCGGCACCCGGATTGAACCCTGGGTTCCTGCGGCAGGCTTCGAGGGACTGGAGCGGCTCCGTGACATTGCCACCCTCGTGAAGCTGAAACAACCCGGCAATCCCCAGTACCGCGAGCGCGTCTTGAAGCATGCAGCGGACCTTGAAGCCTGGACCAAAGCCGTCCCCGGCGCGCTGGATTCTGGCAACGGTGTCCCGCCCAGCCCAGCCTTCCCCGGCGAGCTGACTCCCTTTGCCACGCATGGTGATCCGACCACGCTCTACAATGCAATGATTCATCCCTATGTGGGCTTTCCCATCCGTGGTGCCATCTGGTACCAGGGTGAATCCAACCATGGCGAGGGCACTCTCTACACCGAGAAGATGAAGGCCCTCGTGGGCGGCTGGCGCAAGGCCTGGGGACTGGGGGACTTCCCGTTCTACTATGTGCAGATCGCCCCGTTCCAGTATGGTGAATCCCCGCCGGATATCCTGCCTTCCTTCTGGGAGGCACAGTACGCGGCGCTCTCCATCCCCTACACCGGCATCGTGCCCACCACGGATATTGCTGAGCTCAACGACATCCACCCCAAGAACAAACAAGAGGTGGGCCGCCGTCTGGCCCAGCAGGCGCTCAAGCACACTTATGGCAGGAAGGACGTGGTTGCCTCCGGCCCCATCGTCAAATCCGTGCAGCCAGAAGAAGGACGCCTGCGGGTCACCTTTGAACACGCCGATGGCGGCCTGAAGTCCCGCAATGGCCAGCCGCTCGACTGGTTCGAGGTGATCGGCGAGGACACGGGCTACGTGAAGGCACAGGCGACCATTGAAGGCAACACCGTGGTGCTCGCTGCGCCAGGTGTGGCCAAGCCCACAGCGGTCCGGTTTGGTTGGAGCAAGCTCGCTGAGCCCAATCTTGTGAACGGGGCGGGATGGCCTGCCTATCCCTTCCAGGCGGGCAAGGTACAGTGGCCTGATCTGTTGGAGAAGAAGCTGCCGGAAACCGCCGGCTTCCAGGTGCTCTATGATCTGGACCTCGCCAAACTGAGCAACACCCTTGCTTATGAGGTCAACAACGCCGGCACCCTGAAGGGCACGGTGGAAAAGGTGGCGTGGCTCCTCGAGCTCAAGGAACCCTCCAGCCCCGCCAAGTACTGCTTTGTCTCCGTGGACGCCTTCACCAATGACCTGAAAAAGCTGGGGGTGCCCACCTCCGCCTCGGGTGCCAAGTTCCAGATCCCTGTGAAAAACGGCGTGATCCTGAGCAACGTCCCCGGCGTTCCCACCGGCCCGGCAGGTGACGCCTTGAACCTCGAGTTCTGGCCCGACAACTACGGTCCCGCCAACACCGCCGCAGTGCCCGGTGCCTCCGACGCCGAGTACGACACCGGCGACCAGATCAGCGAACTGGTCGATGGCTATGGCTCCATGCAGGTGAACCACCATGGGAGCAACACCACCCTGATCGCCATCAACCACTGGGTGGTCGGCCCCCAGGCGGACATCGGGATCGGCAACAGCCCCGGCCAGACCAAGGACTGGACCTTCACGCAGAACGCCTCAGGTTATCTGTACAAGCGCCTGCGTGTGCTGGTGAAGATGAAATAA
- a CDS encoding PVC-type heme-binding CxxCH protein, with the protein MIRKLIPFTVFVALAAMAGAQETLHFPAKSGVGAGNGKRVVLVSGDEEYRTEESFPMLAKILSQKHGFDCTVLFAVNPDGGYIDPNFQKNIPGTAVLDNADLMIIGTRFRQLPDDQLARFAAYLNAGKPVIGVRTATHAFTGSAMTGDFKWAEFGLKVLGEKWVNHHGAHGKQGTRSVVESANASNEVLRGVGEIFAPTDVYGIANLDQKAATILLRGAVTESLDPASKAIDGPKNNPMMPLAWLREYAGPNGTAKGRAFCTTLGASSDFADEDLRRLVVNVSHALLGLKVPDKADVAYVDAFEPTFYGTNNSAFYKTLNRKPGDYALGKSPATGKAASKPADAKPAAEKKDEVPPHAFNVEPAPAKTRRDQSVAAPAKGERIVLVGNGLAERDVYYGRIETELNLRYPEKELFFRNMGHVGDTPGFRPHPARVSQWAFPGAEKFHPDKNVHHGKGFFPTPDQWLTHLKADTIVGFFGYNESFDGASKVGNFEAELDAWVAHTLSKAYNGKEAPRVVLVSPIAYEDQSAKRDLPDGHTENANLLLYAAAMEKVAKKHGVTYIDLFTPTKEIYAKGGPAFTTGGFIPTSEGYKTIAEVLATGLYGHQSRVSKADPEKVHAAVQQKQWFWNTDYNILNGVHTHGQRYKPYGPQNYPDEVKKSREMTALRDQLIHDLASGKKNDLVVDDSKTHVLPPVPSNYQPSAKNGSEKYLYGEEAVKTLSVPEGYKVELFASEKEFPNLANPMQVSFDDKGRLWVAVMPTYPHYRPGDAMPNDKLLIYEDTNGDGKADKETVFADHLHLPIGFEFAPEGVYVSQEPNLVLLRDTNGDDKADSTEIVLGGFDSHDTHHAISAYAADPSGAFMLCEGVFLHSNVETPYGPVRCVDGGFLRYSPQRGHLERTAQLSIPNPWGVVFDKWGQDFFLHTSGPSMNWMLPVSVKPTFGSKTPSTPDLIPKGQSVRPTTGLEVVSSRHFPDEVQGDLILCNAIGFLGIKQHQIQDEGTGWKTTFRHDLLKSTDGNFRPADLEFAPDGSLYVLDWHNVLIGHMQHNARDPLRDHVHGRIYRITYPSRPLVKPAQVAGASVQTLLNNLKEPELRTRYRSRRALRGHSTSEVLPAVKAWVAGLDKNDAQYEHNVLEALWVTWGMNEVDETLLRQMLDAKDFHARAGAVRVLRYNTHRVADHVALLEKAAADEHGRVRLEAIVAASWLPNTTAAKNIVAIGSKQPLDEWSKNAAKTAADRLAGVAEVAAPENPVIPAPAYLSPEAKKQFMLGQEVYFREGHCTTCHQPHGGGLDPAFPSLQKSPWVTGDQDRLIKLVLYGLIGPIEVDGKKYNGQVPMTPFGGMLKDEEVAAVVTFVRNHFGNKAEPVTAKDVKAIRDANPGRMMFYTVEELLKQHPMK; encoded by the coding sequence ATGATCCGAAAACTCATTCCCTTCACCGTTTTCGTCGCTTTGGCGGCGATGGCGGGCGCTCAGGAGACGTTGCACTTCCCTGCCAAATCTGGCGTGGGTGCGGGCAACGGCAAACGTGTCGTCCTCGTCTCGGGCGACGAAGAATATCGTACCGAGGAGAGCTTCCCCATGCTGGCGAAGATCCTCAGTCAGAAGCATGGGTTTGACTGCACCGTGCTCTTCGCCGTCAACCCGGATGGGGGATACATTGACCCCAACTTCCAGAAGAACATTCCTGGCACGGCGGTTCTGGACAATGCAGACCTTATGATCATTGGCACCCGGTTCCGCCAGCTGCCAGACGATCAACTTGCCCGTTTTGCGGCGTATTTGAACGCTGGAAAGCCCGTGATCGGAGTACGCACCGCGACGCACGCATTTACAGGCAGCGCGATGACCGGCGACTTCAAGTGGGCGGAGTTTGGGCTCAAGGTGTTGGGGGAAAAATGGGTGAACCATCACGGTGCCCATGGCAAGCAGGGCACCCGGTCCGTCGTGGAGTCGGCCAACGCCTCCAATGAGGTCCTGCGGGGGGTGGGCGAGATCTTTGCCCCCACGGATGTGTACGGCATTGCCAATCTGGACCAGAAGGCGGCCACCATCCTGCTTCGTGGCGCAGTGACGGAGTCGCTCGACCCCGCTTCCAAGGCGATCGATGGCCCCAAAAACAATCCCATGATGCCGCTGGCCTGGCTGAGGGAGTACGCTGGTCCCAATGGCACGGCCAAAGGGCGCGCGTTCTGCACGACGCTTGGGGCTTCTTCGGACTTTGCCGATGAAGATCTGCGTCGTCTCGTGGTCAATGTGTCTCACGCCTTGCTCGGGCTGAAGGTGCCGGACAAGGCTGATGTGGCCTATGTGGATGCCTTTGAGCCGACCTTCTACGGCACGAACAACAGCGCCTTCTACAAGACCCTGAACCGGAAGCCGGGTGACTACGCCCTGGGCAAGAGCCCGGCCACAGGCAAAGCAGCGTCCAAGCCCGCGGATGCGAAGCCTGCGGCGGAAAAGAAAGATGAGGTGCCTCCGCACGCCTTCAATGTCGAGCCCGCCCCCGCCAAGACCAGGCGCGATCAATCCGTGGCCGCCCCTGCCAAAGGCGAGCGCATTGTACTGGTTGGCAACGGTCTGGCCGAGCGCGACGTTTACTACGGTCGGATCGAGACGGAACTGAACCTGCGCTATCCTGAGAAGGAGCTCTTCTTCCGCAATATGGGCCATGTGGGGGACACCCCCGGATTTCGCCCGCACCCTGCGCGTGTTTCGCAGTGGGCCTTCCCCGGGGCGGAGAAGTTTCACCCAGACAAGAATGTGCACCATGGCAAGGGTTTCTTCCCCACACCGGACCAGTGGCTCACCCACCTGAAGGCGGACACCATTGTCGGGTTCTTTGGTTACAATGAGTCCTTCGACGGTGCCAGCAAAGTGGGCAACTTTGAAGCGGAGCTTGATGCGTGGGTGGCCCACACCCTGAGCAAGGCCTACAATGGCAAAGAAGCCCCCCGTGTGGTGCTGGTGTCTCCGATCGCCTATGAAGACCAGAGCGCCAAGCGCGATCTGCCGGACGGTCATACGGAGAATGCCAACCTGCTGCTCTACGCTGCCGCCATGGAGAAGGTGGCCAAGAAGCATGGGGTGACCTACATCGACCTTTTCACGCCCACCAAGGAGATCTACGCCAAGGGGGGACCGGCCTTTACCACAGGCGGATTCATCCCCACCAGTGAAGGCTACAAGACCATCGCTGAAGTGCTGGCCACAGGCCTCTATGGCCACCAGTCCCGCGTCTCCAAGGCAGACCCGGAGAAAGTGCATGCTGCGGTGCAGCAGAAGCAGTGGTTCTGGAACACGGACTACAACATCCTCAACGGGGTGCACACCCACGGTCAACGGTACAAACCCTATGGCCCGCAGAACTATCCGGACGAGGTGAAGAAGTCCCGTGAGATGACCGCTCTGCGTGATCAGCTCATCCATGACCTGGCCAGCGGCAAGAAGAATGATCTCGTGGTGGATGACTCCAAGACGCATGTGCTGCCTCCGGTTCCCTCCAACTATCAGCCGAGTGCCAAGAACGGCAGCGAGAAGTACCTCTATGGCGAAGAGGCTGTAAAAACCCTGTCTGTGCCCGAGGGGTACAAGGTGGAGCTTTTTGCCAGTGAGAAGGAATTCCCCAATCTGGCCAACCCCATGCAGGTCTCCTTCGATGACAAGGGGCGTCTCTGGGTGGCCGTGATGCCGACCTATCCGCACTACCGCCCTGGCGATGCGATGCCGAACGACAAGCTCCTCATCTATGAGGACACCAACGGCGACGGCAAGGCGGACAAGGAGACGGTCTTTGCAGACCACCTGCATCTGCCCATCGGGTTCGAGTTCGCCCCTGAAGGCGTCTATGTCTCCCAGGAGCCGAATCTTGTGCTGCTGCGCGACACCAACGGTGACGACAAGGCGGACAGCACGGAGATTGTTCTGGGCGGGTTTGACTCCCATGATACTCACCATGCCATCAGCGCCTACGCGGCGGATCCCAGCGGTGCCTTCATGCTTTGCGAAGGGGTGTTCCTTCACTCCAATGTCGAGACCCCCTATGGGCCGGTGCGTTGCGTGGACGGCGGGTTCCTGCGCTACAGCCCGCAGCGGGGCCACCTGGAGCGCACCGCGCAGCTTTCCATCCCCAATCCCTGGGGAGTGGTCTTCGACAAGTGGGGCCAGGATTTCTTCCTGCACACCTCAGGCCCCAGCATGAACTGGATGCTGCCTGTCTCGGTAAAGCCCACCTTTGGCAGCAAGACGCCCTCCACCCCGGACCTCATCCCCAAGGGGCAGTCCGTGCGTCCCACGACCGGGCTTGAGGTTGTTTCCTCCCGCCACTTCCCGGATGAAGTGCAGGGCGATCTCATCCTCTGCAATGCCATCGGCTTTCTGGGCATCAAACAGCACCAGATCCAGGACGAAGGCACCGGTTGGAAGACCACCTTCCGCCATGACCTGCTGAAGAGCACGGACGGGAACTTCCGTCCGGCGGATCTGGAGTTTGCCCCGGACGGTTCATTGTATGTGCTGGACTGGCACAACGTCCTCATCGGCCACATGCAGCACAATGCGCGTGATCCGCTTCGTGACCATGTGCATGGCCGCATCTACCGCATCACCTATCCCTCGCGGCCACTGGTGAAGCCGGCCCAGGTGGCGGGAGCGTCTGTGCAGACCTTGCTCAACAACCTCAAGGAGCCTGAACTGCGCACCCGCTACCGCTCGCGCCGCGCGCTGCGTGGTCATTCCACCAGCGAGGTGCTGCCCGCGGTGAAGGCTTGGGTTGCCGGGCTCGACAAGAACGACGCCCAGTACGAGCACAACGTGCTGGAGGCCCTTTGGGTGACCTGGGGCATGAACGAGGTGGACGAAACCCTGCTGCGCCAGATGCTTGATGCCAAAGACTTCCACGCCCGCGCCGGCGCGGTGCGGGTGCTGAGGTACAACACCCATCGCGTGGCGGATCATGTGGCCCTGCTGGAAAAGGCCGCTGCCGATGAGCACGGCCGCGTGCGTCTGGAAGCCATCGTCGCTGCCTCCTGGCTGCCAAACACGACCGCTGCCAAGAACATCGTCGCCATCGGTTCCAAACAACCGCTTGATGAGTGGAGCAAGAACGCCGCAAAGACGGCCGCCGACCGGCTTGCCGGGGTGGCGGAGGTGGCCGCACCGGAGAACCCGGTGATTCCGGCCCCGGCCTATCTCTCGCCCGAGGCGAAGAAGCAGTTCATGCTGGGTCAGGAAGTTTACTTCCGCGAAGGACACTGCACCACCTGCCACCAGCCCCACGGCGGTGGTCTGGATCCTGCCTTCCCCTCACTCCAAAAGAGTCCCTGGGTCACGGGCGATCAGGATCGCTTGATCAAGCTGGTGCTCTACGGATTGATCGGACCCATTGAAGTGGACGGCAAGAAGTACAACGGCCAGGTGCCCATGACCCCCTTTGGCGGCATGCTGAAGGACGAGGAAGTGGCGGCGGTGGTCACATTCGTGCGCAACCATTTCGGCAACAAGGCCGAGCCGGTGACCGCGAAGGACGTGAAGGCCATCCGCGATGCCAACCCGGGACGGATGATGTTCTACACGGTCGAGGAGTTGCTGAAGCAGCATCCGATGAAATAA